The following are from one region of the Muntiacus reevesi chromosome 3, mMunRee1.1, whole genome shotgun sequence genome:
- the PAIP2B gene encoding polyadenylate-binding protein-interacting protein 2B isoform X1 encodes MTEHHAVTIRMGSVIMNGSSVANTSPNIKSKEDQVLNGHDEKENPFAEYMWMENEEDFNRQVEEELQEQEFLDRCFQEMLDEEDQDWFIPSRDLPQAMGQLQQQLNGLSVSDGHDSEDILSKSNLNPDAKEFIPGVKY; translated from the exons ATGACGGAGCATCATGCTGTTACCATAAGAATGG GTTCTGTCATAATGAATGGATCCAGTGTGGCGAATACATCACCCAATATAAAATCCAAGGAGGACCAGGTGTTAAATGGACATGATGAGAAGGAAAACCCATTTGCAGAGTACATGTGGATGGAGAATGAAGAGGATTTCAACAGACAG GTGGAGGAGGAGCTGCAGGAGCAAGAATTCCTGGACCGCTGCTTTCAGGAGATGTTGGATGAGGAAGACCAAGACTGGTTTATTCCATCTCGAGACCTGCCTCAGGCCATGGGACAGTTGCAACAACAGTTGAATGGACTGTCGGTCAGTGACGGTCATGATTCTGAAGATATTTTG AGCAAAAGTAACCTGAACCCGGATGCCAAGGAATTTATACCAGGAGTGAAGTACTGA
- the PAIP2B gene encoding polyadenylate-binding protein-interacting protein 2B isoform X2 translates to MNGSSVANTSPNIKSKEDQVLNGHDEKENPFAEYMWMENEEDFNRQVEEELQEQEFLDRCFQEMLDEEDQDWFIPSRDLPQAMGQLQQQLNGLSVSDGHDSEDILSKSNLNPDAKEFIPGVKY, encoded by the exons ATGAATGGATCCAGTGTGGCGAATACATCACCCAATATAAAATCCAAGGAGGACCAGGTGTTAAATGGACATGATGAGAAGGAAAACCCATTTGCAGAGTACATGTGGATGGAGAATGAAGAGGATTTCAACAGACAG GTGGAGGAGGAGCTGCAGGAGCAAGAATTCCTGGACCGCTGCTTTCAGGAGATGTTGGATGAGGAAGACCAAGACTGGTTTATTCCATCTCGAGACCTGCCTCAGGCCATGGGACAGTTGCAACAACAGTTGAATGGACTGTCGGTCAGTGACGGTCATGATTCTGAAGATATTTTG AGCAAAAGTAACCTGAACCCGGATGCCAAGGAATTTATACCAGGAGTGAAGTACTGA